From Deltaproteobacteria bacterium, a single genomic window includes:
- a CDS encoding prephenate dehydrogenase/arogenate dehydrogenase family protein — translation GGDLELLSQKALWWWRKQHDAGGPAS, via the coding sequence GGCGGCGATCTGGAACTGCTTTCCCAGAAGGCACTGTGGTGGTGGCGCAAGCAGCATGACGCAGGGGGACCCGCTTCCTGA